The following proteins are co-located in the Spirochaetota bacterium genome:
- a CDS encoding V-type ATP synthase subunit B: MGLFLPEKVVEGAKEIRGPLMILEDVPDIGYDEIAEIELESGEVRHAKVLKSGDRAVTLQVFEGTFGINKEKVKVRFKATPLRIGVSRRMLGRIFNGAGRPIDGFAETDAEDIRDVNGLPINPFMRQYPRDFAETGVSSIDLMNSLVRGQKLPIFSAAGLPHNELAAQIASQVKIKGATKENFGVVFAAMGVKYDDAYFFKKVFEETGAINNTVLFLNLANDPPIERLITPRVALTVAEFLAFEKNMHIVVILTDMTNYAEALREIATALGEIPARKGFPGYMYSDLATIYERAGRVKTSDGSITQIPILSMPNDDITHPIPDLTGYITEGQIVLSRELHNKGIYPPVDVLPSLSRLMKEGIGEGKTREDHASVSNQLYALYARVKEVRNIASIVGEEELGPREKLILRFGNLFEQRLVGQKFTERRTIEESLEIGWELLSMFPQEDLTNITKAIIPKYYKENVREKAKKEFEY, translated from the coding sequence ATGGGTCTATTTCTACCAGAGAAGGTTGTTGAAGGTGCAAAAGAGATAAGAGGTCCTTTGATGATACTTGAGGATGTGCCAGATATTGGGTATGACGAGATTGCGGAGATAGAACTTGAGAGTGGAGAGGTTAGGCATGCTAAAGTTTTGAAGTCTGGGGATAGGGCTGTTACTCTTCAGGTATTTGAAGGAACTTTTGGAATAAACAAGGAGAAGGTTAAAGTCAGGTTTAAGGCAACACCATTGAGGATAGGTGTTTCAAGAAGAATGCTTGGAAGGATTTTCAACGGTGCAGGTCGTCCGATTGATGGATTTGCTGAGACGGATGCTGAAGATATTAGAGATGTAAATGGTTTGCCTATAAACCCATTTATGAGGCAGTATCCAAGGGATTTTGCCGAGACGGGTGTTTCTTCAATTGACCTTATGAACTCGTTGGTTAGAGGTCAGAAACTTCCTATATTTTCCGCTGCAGGACTTCCTCACAATGAGCTTGCGGCACAGATAGCATCTCAAGTAAAGATTAAAGGTGCTACTAAAGAAAACTTTGGTGTTGTCTTTGCTGCGATGGGAGTTAAGTATGACGATGCTTACTTCTTCAAGAAAGTGTTTGAAGAGACAGGAGCAATCAACAACACTGTTCTGTTCTTAAACCTAGCAAACGACCCACCAATTGAGAGGCTTATAACTCCAAGAGTTGCACTAACTGTAGCAGAGTTCCTAGCGTTTGAAAAGAACATGCATATAGTAGTGATACTTACCGATATGACAAACTATGCTGAAGCACTAAGAGAGATTGCAACTGCTCTTGGAGAAATTCCTGCTAGAAAAGGTTTTCCGGGATATATGTATAGCGACCTAGCAACTATATATGAAAGAGCAGGTAGAGTAAAGACTTCTGATGGTTCAATAACACAGATACCTATACTTTCAATGCCTAACGATGATATAACTCACCCGATACCAGACTTAACAGGCTACATAACAGAAGGACAGATCGTATTGTCAAGAGAACTACACAACAAAGGTATTTACCCACCTGTTGATGTCTTGCCATCATTATCAAGACTTATGAAGGAAGGTATAGGAGAGGGGAAAACTAGGGAGGATCACGCTAGCGTATCAAACCAGTTATACGCACTCTACGCAAGAGTTAAAGAAGTTAGGAATATCGCTTCAATCGTAGGTGAAGAGGAACTAGGTCCTAGAGAGAAACTTATTTTGAGGTTTGGTAATCTATTTGAGCAAAGGTTGGTAGGTCAGAAATTCACCGAGAGAAGGACGATAGAAGAGAGCCTTGAGATAGGTTGGGAACTCCTTTCAATGTTCCCACAGGAAGACTTGACTAACATAACCAAAGCAATTATACCTAAATACTACAAGGAGAATGTAAGAGAAAAAGCGAAGAAAGAGTTTGAATATTAA